Proteins found in one Caldisericia bacterium genomic segment:
- the buk gene encoding butyrate kinase, translating to MERILVINPGSTSTKIGIFEGEKPLFIEVLRHNSGELKKFKRIFDQYEFRKNSVLEFLKNKNIDPKTLSCVVGRGGLVKPLKSGTYLVNEQMIEDLKEAKRGEHASNLGAIIAYEIAKPLGIPAFIVDPVVVDEMDDIARISGLKGIERKSIFHALNQKAVARRAARDLRKKYEEVNLIVVHLGGGISIGAHRKGRVVDVNNALNGDGPFAPERAGGLPTQDLVELCFSGKYTFEEMKKKLAGEGGLVSHLGTNDAREVEKRIEEGDSYAKLVYEAMAYQVSKTIGEMAAVLKGEIDAIVLTGGIAYSEMLTNLIKERVSFLGKVLIYPGEDEMEALALGALRVLRKEEEPKIYE from the coding sequence ATGGAGAGAATCCTTGTTATTAATCCTGGCTCAACTTCAACAAAAATAGGAATTTTTGAAGGAGAAAAACCTCTTTTTATTGAAGTTTTAAGACATAATTCAGGAGAGTTAAAAAAGTTTAAAAGAATTTTTGATCAATATGAATTTAGAAAAAATAGTGTTTTAGAGTTTCTTAAAAATAAAAATATAGATCCTAAAACTTTGTCATGTGTTGTTGGAAGGGGCGGGCTTGTTAAACCTCTTAAAAGTGGAACTTATTTAGTTAATGAACAAATGATAGAAGATCTTAAAGAGGCAAAGAGAGGAGAACATGCAAGTAATCTTGGAGCAATAATTGCTTATGAAATTGCAAAACCATTAGGAATTCCTGCTTTTATAGTTGATCCAGTTGTTGTTGATGAAATGGATGATATTGCAAGAATTTCTGGTTTAAAGGGAATAGAAAGAAAAAGTATTTTTCATGCACTAAACCAAAAGGCAGTTGCAAGAAGAGCAGCCCGTGATCTCAGAAAAAAATATGAGGAAGTTAATTTAATTGTTGTACATCTTGGTGGTGGAATTTCAATTGGAGCACATAGAAAAGGAAGAGTTGTTGATGTAAATAATGCTCTAAATGGAGATGGACCATTTGCACCAGAAAGAGCAGGTGGACTTCCAACTCAAGATTTAGTTGAACTTTGCTTTAGTGGAAAATACACTTTTGAAGAGATGAAAAAGAAATTAGCAGGTGAGGGTGGTCTTGTTTCGCATCTTGGAACAAATGACGCAAGAGAAGTAGAGAAAAGAATTGAAGAAGGAGATAGTTATGCAAAACTTGTTTATGAAGCAATGGCTTATCAAGTTTCAAAAACAATTGGTGAGATGGCAGCAGTTTTAAAGGGTGAAATTGATGCGATAGTTTTAACAGGTGGTATTGCCTATTCTGAAATGCTTACAAATTTAATTAAAGAGAGAGTGAGTTTTCTTGGAAAAGTTTTAATTTATCCTGGTGAAGATGAGATGGAGGCTTTAGCCCTTGGAGCGTTGAGAGTTTTAAGAAAAGAAGAGGAACCAAAGATTTATGAGTGA